Genomic segment of Gavia stellata isolate bGavSte3 chromosome 21, bGavSte3.hap2, whole genome shotgun sequence:
ACCTCAGACACTTAATTTGCTGTTAAAGTCTCCAAATATTCTCGCTATGTATTCTTTCCAAAAGTAACCACCATATAtttggaagcagctgaaggCACTCAGCAGCTAGATTGCATTGCAGTTCTTCTCATCCAAATGCAGGGTCTGACTCTCTCAACACCCACCTCCGAGACGTTTTCTTCTTCCCAGGTTCTCTCCAAGTTCAGTAGCAGCTTTCATGGGAACTAGACTCGCTTCTTTTACCTGTagttactgaactgtaaaaCCTCATTGTTTTTTGCACTGATGATTTTTAGAATGGAAACCTGTTACCATCTCATGTAGCTACACCTAACTGTTTGTAGTGCATGACAATGAAATACTGCTAAGccagggggtgtgtgtgtgtatatatacacatatatgcatatacatatgcacacacacatatacatatgtatatatttaaaaaaaaaaaaaatctgtgcagaaGTTTTTTCCAGCAGTAAGGAGACTGTAAGGAAGTGTGCCAACAATGTTAGGCAACCTTAAGAAAAGGCCATATCTTAATTTTCCTGGTGTGTTTCTTGGTGGACGTGCCTGAGCTGATGGTTTGTGTGCTGCTGGAGCGAGCCGGGGCTGGGTGCGTGGCAGAGGGGAGCTGCCGGTGTGCAGGGTGAAGCGCTCGCTGCTGGCTGGCACCCCCGGTGACACCGAGACGTGTGCGGTGCACGGTACAGGAACGGGAGCGGGTCGCTCTGCAGCAGTGGAGGAGAACAGTGCCTAGAGCGAGGGCTTGCCAAAAAGCCCTTTAGTCCTGTCCTTCCCGGGTCAGCCTGGCCCCGGCAAAGGGCCCGGCTCCCTCCTTGCACACACCTCCCCGGGGCAGAGGGGCATCCGCCCCGGGGGATCCGGGGTGCCCATTTACAGACTCCAGTTGGCCTCTTCACGTGGAGATTTTATAGTCCTACTGAGCCCCCCGACTATGTGTAACCCTGCTTTCCCCCACCACACTTCCCTGTCTTTATATCACTTTCTACTTATGAGGATCTTATTTATAACAAAGAATTTTTTAGACTGGCTTGCTTCATTTTATTAACTGTTTCAATATGAAGTGCAGGACGGCCGCACTGAGACACACAGCACTGTGAACGCTGCTCTGCTCATTGGCTCTGGGCCACGGTAGGCAAATCTAACTCATCAGACATCCAAGGTAGATCTCATGTGTTCGTGGCGCTGGAGGGTCGAAGCGGAGGCGGAGGAGGGACAGTGCTGAGCTGCCGACGGCATCCGAGCCGGTGGAGCGCTCAAACCCAactgcccgcccgccgcccaGTGCATCTCCCACGTCTTGCAGCCTGACTGCAAAATGTTCAACCACTTCTCTTTGATAATTATTCAGTTACAGAATGTATCTGATGACTTTTGTTACCAAAAACTGACTTCCCTTTCTGCCGACTCAGCTTAGCTCTCTCTGAATGTACATCTAGACCTTACTGGGTTTAAAAACAATGTGAATTGTCCAAGCTTTTCGCTAGTCGAATGTTGTATCAAACAGATGCCATCTGAGTAGGAAGCCAAGCCACAATCCATCCTGTGAAGTCACCAAACCAcatcacaaaataatttctgcaaatTTGGATATGGCCTTTGCAAAATCCAACTTTCCTCCAAGTCCACAACCAAGGCATGATCTGTACATTTTCCAATGCTGACGAGATGTTCACATTTTCTTATGTGTAGATAGTGTAAAACAGAGGCGAATGTAAATGTTCAACATAAAAAGTGGATATATAAAATtgaaagttatttatttatgtagaggaaaaaaatgtctggaGGGACTGGAACCTTCAGggtttattaatatttaaaaatgtagctttttGTTTCAGGCATTATGtacaaagcaattattttatgGACCAAGTTTAATGTAACTGTCAATGAATGCAGAAGTGCAATATTATACTCACCTCTCCATCACTTCGTGTTTTAAACAGCTACTAACCAGTTAGACCGACAATCATAGCACCTCCGTCCTCATCCTTTGTTGAGCTTCTTGAAACTTGCCCGGGTCCTTTCCCTGGCCACCCATCTGTTGCCATTGCACGGATCCAACACGGAGGAGCAACTGTAGAGCAGGACCTTTATTGCTGCAATAATACCAGATGAGGTGGGTGTCGTTACCAGGAAATACGCCACTAAGTTTTTCTCCACCGATTCAGTCCATCATAGTCTACATCAGTCTATCCTCAGCCGCCCCCATCTGGCACTCATCTCTCTGAAGCAAAGATCAACGTGCTACTCACTCAAAGAACAATAGCAATAGTTTAACTCTGTGTTTATAACCTGTTTGTTCCGAGCTGTTTTGGAGAGCAATGCATGTGACCCGATGCCTTTCCACGTGTATGGAAGAGGATCTGTTTGGATGCAGTGAGGGAAAGATGAATGTATATTCCATCCTTACTAAAGGGGCACTGTCAGGTTACAGACCTAATTTGTCTTTGTTACAAATAACTTGTTTGCTTCATAATGAAAGAATACCAAGTTTCTTGTTCTCCTCCCTATCGCCATAGTCTGGGCAGCCATCGGCACGACTGGCGACAGTCgcgctgcttctgctgcagcccACGTCCTGTTCTCGCACACTAGCACAATACAGCCCGCGCTGCGCAGGCTGCCTTGGTCTTcttgttggtttgggtttttttaaattgtttccaTGGGAATTAAACTCTGCTGTGGAGCTCagattttttataaaaagcagctttttgtaTCACCGCACTATTGGGCCAGACTTTCTACCTGACGCTGTCCCTTtcaagtcttttaaaaacaaagaggagcCCGTGCATTCCCTCCGAGTTGTTTCCTGGGTTTGCAAGATCACTCAGTCAGGTGAGGCGAAATTCTAATACCAAATAAGTTTACAGTGTCCGATACGCGAGCCGAGAGCAGTAACTAGCCAAAGGGTTACTAACAAACTCCCGCTCCGCCCAGCAGCCGCTGTGCTTGCTGTAGCAGCCCCTTCTTCAGGTATCGCCACCGTTTGCTGCATTTCCTATTAGTTCTAGAAGCCTTACGGTCCCCTCCCTGTCCTCAGCACCCTCTGCCTGTTGATACCCTCGACTGTCAATTTTATATTCCAACGATGTtagttatattttatttataaaaaactGCTTTAGGGGTAACAGACGTGTGTGGGGAACCGGAGGGCATGCCCGAGGGCGCCGGCAGCCGCACTGGGTACGCCCCTGTGTGTACAGTACCGTGCCGAAGACTCGCTTGTGTGTGACAAACCTTCTGTACgacttccttctcctccttgctgttaCTGCATCGTTCCAATGCCTGGGTGTGCTTTGTGTACAGTATCATTGTGAGTTACACAGATTAAAGAAATGGGAAGGCTCTtctctgtctgctttttttggGAGACTCTAGAAACAGACACGTCACAAAACCAAGACGGGAGCAGGTGCCACTTTAATGGGGTTACAGCAATGAACAGAAGGTGGAAACCCTCCGCGCAGATCAGTCCTGCAGGACCCatttatcctttttcttttttttttttttttttacagtttgtAGATTTATGGACTTTGCAGCGGGGAAAAGGCCAGCTGTTTGCTTCACAGCGGCCATGGGCACGGCTCTGAGAAGCCCAGAGCCCTAATGCTGCCCAGGgcctgggctgtggggaagggACACAAGTCACATGCAGGAACAGACAGCAAGGCAAAGCCACCCCTCTGCAAAGCACGCATGCCCCCACCCCGGCGCAGTGTCCCAGGTCAGTGCCCCCCCAGCGCCACCTGATGCGATGAAGCTGCAGGAAGGCTGAGTAAAGCCCCCGGGGCACCGCGGAGGGTGGCACCTGAGGGCACAGGGGAGAGCTGCAGCCTGAGCAAAGCCATGCAGCGGCACGGACACATCTCTGAGCAGGGTGGGTGAGTGCAAAGGACCTGCGAGCCTGCAGCACCGGGTAAGCATGGGGCTTGCAGATCCAGCAAGGAAGGGGCCAAGAGCAACCCCTGAAGGGAAGAAGTGGCAGCCAGCTGTGTTTTGCAGCCCAGCACATACCCTGTCCTGGCCGCAGCATTGGCTCCTGCCCACCAAAGCCCAGAGCCGAGGGGCAGCAGCACCTCGAGGTGCTCAGCACCAGCGAGCCTGTCCCCTTGGGTGCTGCTGAGCTCCTCCGGCCTCAAAAGTGGCATCAGGACAAGCAGGTCCAAGTGCGTTACAGCCACACTGGCCCCAGTCAGGAATGGGAGGGGAGAAGCTGTTTACTGGGAGTTGAACCATTAAAGTCACTCTTCTTCCCAGTCAATAACTTACAGAGCGGCTGGAAACTGGCCCTGGGGAAGCATCCTGATGCAGTGCTGTCTGCATGGTCCAGAGACAGAGGTTCACTCCCGGGCTGGCGCTGGCAGCAGGACAGGCTCCTGGCACGGCTGGCGCCCAGGCACTCACTGCAGCATCCCTGTCCTCACCTGGAAGGCCAGCCCGTCCCCCCGGGTGGCTTGCTGCAAAGGGAGAGACGCAGGCGCTCGCAACACTGCCTGCCCAAGGGTGAAAgaccaccaccacccacccgcGGGAGCCCCTGCGGAGCTGCCAGGGCTCCGTTTGCCCTGGTACAGTTGGTGGGGTGCCCAGGGAGACAAGACAATGCCTCTGGGTGCAGCCGGGGAGCTGctgcacccacccacccgccaGCAGCTCATGCTGGTGGCAAGTCCACGCTACCTTGTTAATCTCCTTGTGTCTCTCCTTGCTGACGATCTCTTCTAGTACTTCTCCGTCTCCCTTAATTAGCCTGGAAGACAAGCACAGGGCCAGAGCCATGAGGGCTCCCGGCAAGTTCCTGCCTGCTGcactgttttccagctgcagaaagcactgacccccccgccccaaggGCTGCTGTTGTGCCCCAGCTCAGGCACAcagccaccagctccctcaCAGCGGTACGTGCCCAGGACCAGGTGCTGGGCTGACGCACCCCCAGGCAAGGCCAGTGACAACCTACCCCGAAGTTGCATTAGGTGACGTCTTTTGGCTGTATCAAGCTTAAATAGCACGGCAGGCTTTTCCGTTGCTCTTACGGGATTAATGTCACCACGCTGCAGCAAGGACAGGTGTGAGGACTCAGCACACTGCTGCATGGGCCAGcgtccctgccccaggctgtgGGCACTGTCTGCTGTGTGCAGAGCCAGTCATGctctcaaaataaaagcatctcctgccaccccaccaTCTGCAGAGGCTTCGCTGTCAACAGCAGTGGCCCCAACCCCTGCAAaaccccttccttttttttcacaCAGAGTTTAGGTCTGGTCCTGGCTGCCCCAGGAAAGTGCAGAGCCGTTCAGAAACAGGAGCCAGTTTGGGCCTGAAAGGCAGTCAGACCAGGGAGCATCTTGCTGAGCAAATTCCAAGCAGTGTTGGAGGTGGCTCACACCTCCAAACATGAACAGAAATTTAATTGTCTTCATTACATGCCTTACAGGGAACCAACCTTTGTTCCACACCTCCCTGACCCCTGCAGGCTGCCTTCTATTTTAGGACTGGACTTGTCATACCCAATTCTCTTCAGCATGATGTTTTCTGCTTGCTGAGAAGATGCAGTTTATTAAAAACTGGGTCATTTCTATTTGGCAGCTGAACGAACTTCAGTTTGATTGTTTCTGTAACCCCAAGGGGCACACGCTCCCTCCTCACTTGCAGCCGGGTGCTAACCGGGGCCGAGTGTGTGCACGCTTCAGAGCTGAAAGGCAAGTGCGTGAAGCAGTGGGGTAAGGAGGTGTCAGTCACCCCTCTGGTTCCTCTTCTGCCTTTGGTTGCAGAGTCCCATTTAATGGGAAGAAACTGAACCCTTCACAGCGCAAGGAACAAACCTCCAGCAGCGGCATACTCTGGTGTCTGCATCCCACAGCTCTGGGTTGGGACGCAGCCCAGTGCCCCTTGCATGGAGCCCCAGCACAATTGGATATTTTGGTGTCAAACATGTCACTTTCTGGGTAAGTTACACCAGGTCTGATGGGAGGGGATCTGCGAGGGATCGGCTcaggccttttctgctgggTCCACGCATGGTACTGCAGTGCCATGGACCGGCATCCTCCAGGACTCCAACCCACACAACGCAGATAGGGACGGGCAACctgcctccttcttccccagGGATCATACCTCGTTCTCCCCGTTTCAGGATCCACGACTCTCCTTATGACACTCTGCCTCGCGTCCCATTCTTCCTTTGTCATTGGCTTCATAGCCTGGATTCGCGATTTTTGTTCATCTGTCAAAACTGGAATGTATCAGTTTGTCAGAGCCGTGCTCGTGGGGCCGGCTCCTGGCCGAGGGGCACAGCACCACGCCTGAAACACATGCCGCACCGGCTTCCTGCCGGTACTCGGGGTTCAGTGATGACCCACGCAAAGGAAGGGCCACTTCATGTCCCAAAGCCAGTACCAGCTTTGCCAGTTTGTAACTGCTGACCATGACCTTCCATCTGGCATCTTTGTTCCCCACTCACATCTATAAACTACATCTAAACACTTCACAAATGACTCTCTGAACGCGACTCCTTACGTTTACTTGGTGTGGCTCAAAGGTGGCCACGATACGTAGGAGGGAGGAGCATCAGGAGCTCCTTTCTGTacacagccctgctttcctCGGACATCTTGCGTGGGTCCCAGCAAGGGTGACATGCGAGCGTCCTTCCCCAGTATGACACTTGTGTGCCCTGGCTTCAGCAGGAGGGAAACACCATTGTTACCTGGTCCGGAGTCCACCAGCGACTCCTTCTGCCACTGCTCCAGTGAGGGGCCGGGCATCACATCTCCCTTGGCTTTCTCCTCCTTAGCCCTTTcctttgacttcttttttgatttcttctttgttctcttcttcttcttctttttgtctttctgtttcgCTCGCTTTTTTTTGCCATGTCGCCTCTTCTTTGTTTTGGAGTCACTGTCACTGGAGTCATCagaagaggagctggaggaagacgaagatgaggaggagctggtggatgaaGACGCTGTCTCAGAGGAAGAGGTACttgccttcctcttctttttgtcctttctttccttcttcttttctgcaatACATCAGACTAAGTTGAGTAGAGCAGCTCTGGCCCCGCggcagcagggatgctggtTATCACCCTCCCAGCCTGGTTTCTTTCTTGCCTGAAGAGCAAAGCCCCCAAAGCCGGGCAAAGACCCCTCTGTGCCAACACCTTTAACACATCACAGTGTGCGGTGCCACACTGCCAGACCAGCACACGGAGGGGCTGTAGGGCTCCGCACTTGTCAGAACCAGACTAAAATGGGCACAAAGTGCACAGCAAGGCAACAGACACTGATTTAGCTAAAAGCAGGGaccctcttctcccacctggGCCCCTCTGTGCACCTGCCCCAGGAAAATATGGTGAAAGTGCGGAGTCGCGGGCCTTTCCCCTACCTTCCTTAGCTGCCACTGAGCTCGACTTGTGTCTGTGAGACCCAGAAGTCCGCTTCTTCGGAGGAGAGCTGCTGCCCCGGTGTGAGtccttgctgcttttcctccttttcttctccttcctctcctgtctGCTCCGAGAACTGCTTTTGCTCCTGCTTCGCGATCGCTTTCGAGACTGGCTGTGGGCCATCGTGCGTCAGCCCCTGGAGGGAATGGGTTACATCAGTGCCACGGGGGAGACCACCCTCGCTCAGTGGCAACACGTCCGGCAGCCCCAAAAACCTTAAATCCAACCCTGAGCCAACCAGCCCTGGAAGACCTGCTCATGTTAAACTCCCCCTCTGCTCACGCCTGCTCTCACTGAGCTCCCGATGCGCAGGGGTAGGTCGGGGTCACCTGTCACACAGCTGTGGCCAAACTGAATTTCACCAACCCACAAAATGGAGCCATCAGCAGAGAGCTGGGGCCGTGCAGGGACAGCACTGCCGTCCCCGGGCAGCCCTCACCCGCCTCGAGACAACCGTCTCCACCAGGCTCTCCCCGCGCTTCTCGCGTTTGTCCCTAGATGTGATGACTAAGAGAGAATCGGGATGATCCCCGCCGGGGTCGGGGTTTGCAGGCAGCGCTGTGCCCCATGGCCCCAGGGACAGCCCCCGGCAGCCACGGGCCAGGAGCgccccatggggct
This window contains:
- the ARL6IP4 gene encoding ADP-ribosylation factor-like protein 6-interacting protein 4, whose translation is MAHSQSRKRSRSRSKSSSRSRQERKEKKRRKSSKDSHRGSSSPPKKRTSGSHRHKSSSVAAKEEKKKERKDKKKRKASTSSSETASSSTSSSSSSSSSSSSSDDSSDSDSKTKKRRHGKKKRAKQKDKKKKKKRTKKKSKKKSKERAKEEKAKGDVMPGPSLEQWQKESLVDSGPVLTDEQKSRIQAMKPMTKEEWDARQSVIRRVVDPETGRTRLIKGDGEVLEEIVSKERHKEINKQATRGDGLAFQVRTGMLQ